In one window of Methanolobus mangrovi DNA:
- a CDS encoding ABC transporter substrate-binding protein yields MKAIDETMSIYQILSEYPFLLKIFKQHGMGKFEKKDVLEQLGPLLKLKTALTMVLVNKDSFIELLNQAVQDSEAKGDFTLADSPERQKELTLLALLPCGMKMPFNRALDAFSAEYSKQTGNVLHSLVEGNVNHEISYYAYMDSVTSIEELPDIIISSDINSFYHKPFQENFLSKEYFVDLAASPMNSDFESIGFADPRGQFTMISGNLLVLVTIDELMGDNARPESWEDLLKEEFRNKVVMRGQNGFFCNGVLLPFYQMYGMEGMKKLASSIYAGLHPSEMVKMINSKKDDVPPMYIMPHFFAKKIKDTSRVTITIPSEGAIVSPVQMLVKKDATERVKEITDFLCGKKFGEISANAFFPTTNPEVKNKLEDVDSIYWVGWDFLLNNDIGALKKEIAEVFNKKFMLTGGVV; encoded by the coding sequence ATGAAAGCAATCGATGAAACAATGAGCATATACCAGATATTAAGTGAATATCCTTTTTTACTAAAAATATTCAAACAGCATGGAATGGGGAAATTTGAGAAAAAGGATGTTCTTGAACAACTTGGTCCTCTATTAAAATTGAAAACAGCCCTGACAATGGTATTAGTGAACAAGGACTCTTTTATTGAGCTCCTGAATCAGGCTGTTCAGGACAGTGAAGCAAAAGGAGATTTCACCCTTGCAGATTCTCCGGAAAGGCAAAAAGAGCTGACCCTTCTTGCTCTTTTACCATGTGGAATGAAGATGCCCTTTAACCGCGCACTTGATGCATTTTCAGCTGAATACAGCAAACAGACAGGCAATGTACTCCATTCCCTTGTAGAAGGTAATGTCAATCATGAGATCTCATATTATGCCTATATGGATTCGGTTACATCGATAGAGGAACTACCGGACATAATTATCAGTTCTGACATAAACAGCTTCTACCATAAACCCTTCCAGGAGAATTTCCTTAGTAAGGAATATTTCGTGGATCTTGCTGCATCTCCCATGAACAGTGATTTTGAGTCTATCGGTTTTGCAGACCCACGTGGCCAGTTTACCATGATCTCAGGAAACCTTCTTGTTCTGGTTACAATAGATGAACTTATGGGGGATAATGCCAGACCGGAATCATGGGAAGACCTGCTAAAAGAGGAGTTCAGGAACAAGGTTGTTATGAGGGGACAGAACGGCTTTTTCTGTAATGGTGTACTGCTTCCGTTCTACCAGATGTACGGTATGGAAGGGATGAAGAAACTTGCTTCATCGATATATGCAGGCCTCCATCCATCTGAGATGGTCAAAATGATAAACAGCAAAAAAGATGATGTTCCGCCAATGTATATCATGCCTCACTTCTTTGCCAAGAAAATTAAGGATACATCCCGGGTAACGATCACCATACCTTCAGAAGGAGCTATTGTAAGCCCTGTACAGATGCTAGTTAAAAAGGATGCAACAGAGCGTGTCAAGGAAATCACTGATTTCCTATGTGGTAAGAAGTTCGGTGAGATATCTGCCAATGCCTTCTTCCCCACAACGAACCCCGAGGTTAAAAATAAACTTGAAGATGTAGACTCAATCTATTGGGTGGGCTGGGACTTCCTGCTGAATAATGATATAGGAGCACTTAAAAAAGAGATTGCAGAGGTCTTTAATAAAAAGTTCATGCTGACCGGAGGTGTTGTGTGA
- a CDS encoding GTP-binding protein, translating to MRLVTVAGPPSSGKTSIIIKTIEELRHKGLTAGVVKFDCLSAQDEGLYSARNIPVRTGLSGGLCPDHFFVSNIEEALKWAEERKFDFLITESAGLCNRCSPHIKDVLAICVIDNLSGINTPKKIGPMLKLADIVVITKGDIVSQAEREVFAYKTRQVNPGGMIIQINGVTGQGSFYLAKFIEKASAVETLQGATLRFTMPGALCSYCLGERKIGDDRQIGVSKLVNFRGDD from the coding sequence GTGAGACTTGTTACAGTAGCAGGTCCACCTTCATCAGGAAAAACCAGTATCATTATCAAGACCATCGAAGAGCTCAGACACAAGGGTTTAACTGCTGGTGTTGTTAAATTTGATTGTCTCTCGGCTCAGGATGAGGGGCTCTATTCAGCTCGTAATATTCCTGTCAGGACCGGTCTCTCCGGAGGTCTCTGTCCTGACCATTTTTTTGTAAGCAATATTGAAGAGGCTCTCAAATGGGCTGAAGAACGGAAGTTCGATTTCCTGATTACCGAGAGTGCCGGTCTTTGTAACCGCTGTTCTCCCCATATCAAGGATGTTCTGGCAATTTGTGTTATTGATAACCTGAGTGGTATCAATACACCTAAGAAGATCGGGCCAATGTTAAAACTTGCAGACATTGTTGTTATTACTAAAGGGGATATCGTCTCCCAGGCAGAGCGCGAGGTCTTTGCATACAAGACTAGACAGGTCAATCCCGGTGGAATGATAATTCAGATCAATGGAGTAACAGGTCAGGGTAGTTTCTATCTTGCAAAATTCATTGAAAAAGCTTCTGCAGTTGAAACCCTTCAGGGAGCCACACTTCGATTCACAATGCCAGGAGCCCTGTGTTCATACTGTCTTGGAGAGAGAAAGATAGGGGATGACAGGCAGATAGGTGTTTCAAAGCTGGTAAATTTCAGAGGAGATGATTAG
- a CDS encoding ATP-binding cassette domain-containing protein: MLHMTIDELMEMMPWIADFFSSFAIDPSQLGNKRLEELGSIFGEDYFEEKGSDYQTFIDGFFQFIEQVKVLQQGSVFTVESLTVLPGHNKSGEKETFSVELKKGKVTAIVGPTGSGKSRLLADIESLAQEDTPTKRRILVNGRAPDDEERFSTEGHFIAQLSQNMNFVMDLSVEDFLTLHAESRMVDEISHIVQKIYDTANILAGEPFSRETPVTELSGGQSRALMIADTALLSPASVVLIDEIENAGVDKIKSLELLVSNNKIVLISTHDPLLALSADQRLVIKNGGISKLLNTTQDEKKHLESLEKIDRKISHLRNQLRTGEEIDLSDLLV; the protein is encoded by the coding sequence ATGCTTCATATGACTATAGATGAACTCATGGAGATGATGCCCTGGATAGCGGATTTCTTCTCTTCATTTGCAATTGATCCCTCACAGTTAGGGAACAAGAGACTGGAAGAACTGGGCTCGATATTTGGTGAAGATTATTTTGAAGAAAAGGGAAGTGACTATCAAACCTTTATTGACGGTTTTTTCCAATTCATTGAGCAGGTCAAAGTTCTTCAACAGGGGAGCGTTTTCACGGTTGAATCTCTGACCGTGCTTCCCGGGCACAATAAGAGTGGTGAGAAAGAGACCTTTTCGGTGGAACTGAAAAAGGGAAAAGTAACAGCCATTGTCGGCCCCACAGGATCCGGTAAGTCACGTCTTCTGGCTGATATCGAATCTCTGGCTCAAGAGGACACTCCTACCAAGCGCAGAATACTTGTCAATGGCAGAGCCCCGGATGATGAGGAACGTTTCTCAACTGAAGGACACTTCATTGCGCAGCTTTCACAGAACATGAATTTTGTTATGGACCTCAGTGTAGAGGACTTTCTGACCCTGCATGCCGAAAGCCGTATGGTTGATGAGATATCCCATATTGTTCAGAAAATATATGATACTGCAAACATTCTGGCAGGCGAGCCCTTCAGCAGGGAAACTCCGGTTACCGAACTATCAGGAGGACAATCAAGAGCCCTGATGATTGCTGATACCGCACTTCTCAGCCCTGCATCGGTCGTCCTGATAGATGAGATAGAGAATGCAGGAGTAGACAAAATAAAGTCGCTGGAGCTTCTGGTAAGTAATAACAAGATCGTTCTGATAAGTACACATGATCCACTTCTGGCCCTGTCGGCTGACCAGCGACTGGTCATTAAGAATGGCGGGATCTCAAAACTCCTAAATACCACACAAGATGAGAAAAAGCATTTGGAGAGCCTCGAAAAGATAGACCGGAAAATTAGTCATCTCCGAAATCAGTTGAGAACGGGTGAAGAGATTGATCTTAGTGACCTTCTGGTGTAG